In Ktedonobacterales bacterium, the sequence GAAGAACCAGAACTGAACCTTGCCCAGCTTCTCGTTCAGCAGCTTACCGCTCATCTTGGGGAACCAGTAGAACAGCGCGGAGAAGACGCCCATTACCGTCCCGCCGAAGAGAACATAGTGCAGATGGGCAATGACAAAGTAGCTGTCTGTGACCTGATAGTCAAACGGCACAATGGCGAGCGCCGCGCCGTTCAGACCGCCGATCAGGAACATCGCCACAAACCCGACGGCAAAGTACATGGCTGTCGTGAGATGGATTTTGCCGCCGTAGACCGTCCCCACCCAGTTGAATATCTTGACCGCCGTAGGAATAGCGATCAGCGTCGTGCTGGTGGCAAAGAAAGTTTGGGCGCTGATCGGCAGACCTGTCGCAAACATATGGTGCGCCCAGACGGTGAAGCTCAGGAAACCAATAGCGATCCCTGACCACGCCACGAAGGTGTATCCGAAAATCGGCTTACGCGAGAAGACCGGCAGCACCTCTGAGACGATGCCGAAAGCCGGTAAGATGAGAATATAGACCTCCGGGTGGCCGAACGACCAGAAGAGATGCTGCCAGAGCAGCGGGTCGCCGCCAAAAGCGAATTGGTAGAAGTGCGTACCCAGGTGGCGGTCCAAGAACAGGAACGCGCTGGCTGCCGTCAGGCTGGGGATCGCAAAGAGCAGGAGGAAGGAGGTAATCAGCGTCATCCAGGTGAAGAGCGGCATGCGGTTAATCGTCATGCCCGGCGCGCGCAGGCGCAGAATCGTTACCACGAAATTGAGCGCGCCCACGATGGAGGCCACGCCTAGAATCTGAATACCCAGAATCCAGAAGTCCATATTCGTGCCTGGCGAACAGAGACCCGGACGGGAGCCGCAGGGGATGTTTTCCGTCAGCGGCGCGTAACTGAACCAGCCAGCATCAGGCGCGCCACCCGCGATGAAGCTGATATTCATAAAGACGCCAGCAAACACGACCAACCACAGGCCCAGCGCATTCAGGCGCGGAAACGCCATATCGCGCGCGCCAATCATCAGCGGCACAATATAGTTGCCCAGGCCCGTCAAGAACGGCATCACGAACAGGAAGATCATCGTGGTCCCGTGCATCGTGAAAATCTGG encodes:
- the ctaD gene encoding cytochrome c oxidase subunit I, which codes for MAIQGGIAVPQRKERIFSARRFSQTPVGAWLTTIDHKKIGVMYMMTGFLFFLVGGSEALLIRTQLAEPNNTVLSPNLYNQIFTMHGTTMIFLFVMPFLTGLGNYIVPLMIGARDMAFPRLNALGLWLVVFAGVFMNISFIAGGAPDAGWFSYAPLTENIPCGSRPGLCSPGTNMDFWILGIQILGVASIVGALNFVVTILRLRAPGMTINRMPLFTWMTLITSFLLLFAIPSLTAASAFLFLDRHLGTHFYQFAFGGDPLLWQHLFWSFGHPEVYILILPAFGIVSEVLPVFSRKPIFGYTFVAWSGIAIGFLSFTVWAHHMFATGLPISAQTFFATSTTLIAIPTAVKIFNWVGTVYGGKIHLTTAMYFAVGFVAMFLIGGLNGAALAIVPFDYQVTDSYFVIAHLHYVLFGGTVMGVFSALFYWFPKMSGKLLNEKLGKVQFWFFIVGLNLAFFPMHLLGLLGMPRRIYTYASNPPWDELNLFSTIGAFVIAIGVLIFITNFFLSMRGPKTAGDDPWDAFTLEWMTTSPPAEYNFKTIPTVRSRRPFYDKKNPENADWRKRSH